DNA sequence from the Leptospira limi genome:
AAAGTGTGCCTCTAGATATCATTGTCGGCAGATTAAGCAAATCCTAAAATTTTTCCCAATTGGTAAACCAGAAGTGAACTTGTGATCGCAAGTGTAGTCATATACAAAAACTGCACGGTAGGCCATAACAAACTTCCCGTTTCCTTCTTGGTTACAGCAAGTGTGGACATACATTGGCTTGCAAAAGCAAAAAAGAGAAGTAGGGAAACTCCAGTAAGGGGTGTCCAAACCAAACTTCCATCGGACTTTCGATCAGATCTAAGGGTCTCTCGCAAGGATTCTGATTCTTCCCCTTCTTCTTCCGATCCGTATAATACGGCTAAGGTGGATACCATCACTTCTCTTGCGGCAAAAGAAGTGAGGATCGAAATTCCGATTTTCCAATCAAATCCCATAGGTGCAATGGCAGGTTCCATTACCTTACCAACACGACCGATATAGGAAGTCTCAATGGGACTTGTTTTCCAAACATTCTCTTTATATTCCGCTGGGAAGTGGCTTAAGAACCATAATAATACAGAGATATAAAGAATGATTTGGCCCGCTGTTGCTAAAAACGATTTTACCTTACCATATACGGTGAAGAATAAACTTTTGAATGAGGGAATGTTATACCTTGGCAGTTCCATCACAAAGTAAGATGCATTTTCTTTAAAAACTGTTTTTCTAAAGAGTAATGCAAATGCAAAACTAACCGTCATTCCTAGGAAGAACATGGAAAATAAAACAAAGCCTTGGACATTGAAAATACCAAAGATTGGCGGATAACTAAAAACAGTTCCAACAATGAGAATATAAACTGGATATCTTGCTGAACACATGATGAGTGGAGATACCATAATTGTTGTTAAGCGGTCTGATTTGTTCTCAATCGTTCTTGTACCAAGGATGGCAGGTACAGCACAAGCAGCCGAAGAGAGTAGAGGGATAAATGATTTTCCGGATAAACCAAATTTTCCCATAAGTCTATCCATGAGAAAACTAGCACGAGCCAAATAACCAGATTCTTCTAGGATTCCAATAAATAAAAAGAGTAGGGCAATTTGAGGTACAAATACAACCACGCTACCAACTCCACCTAAAATACCTTCAACGAGGAGGGAACGAAATGGTCCATCTGCTAGATACATTGATATGTATTCTTGTAATTGTGTAATTCCTACCTCAATCAAATCCATTGGGATTTCTGCAAAAGTAAATAGACTTTGAAATAAAATTCCCATCAAAAGGAAAAAACAAAAAAATCCAAGAATGGGGTGTAAAAAAATAGAATCCAATTTTTCACTCCAACCACCATTTTTCGAAATTGGAGATAAAATCGTATCAGATATAATTTTTTTGATCAAAATCGATCTATGAATCATCTCTTCTTGGTAACCAAACTGGTATTTGTTTGATTGTAATTCTTCAGATAAGATTTGTTTGGTGGAGTCGGGAAATTGGTTTAGGTATCGATTGTCTTGTAAGTGAGTGTCGCCATTCAAATATTTTAAGGCTTGTGATAAAAAGAATTCTGCTTCGTTGGTATTGATGTTGAGTTGTTTTTTAAGTTTGTTAAATAAGGATTCTTCTTTTGATTCCCACGTCCAAAGGCGTTTTTGTTTTCGAAAAGAATTTTCATTTGAGAGAAGATTTTTTAGTTCTGGAATTCCTTCTCCCGATTTTGCATTTACGAGAACAATTTCTAATCCTAAAGATTGTTTTAGCGAATTCAGATCAAATTGGATTCTTTTTTTTTCTAATACATCTTTCATGGTGAGAACAACCAAAGTAGGTACACCCATATCGATGATTTGTAATAAAAATTGTAATCCTCGTTCTAAATTAAGTGCATCAAGTACGTAAATGACTACTTCATCTTCTTTTCTTTTGAGTAAAATTTCGTATGCAATTTTTTTATCTTCTGCGATTCCGCCAAGACCGTATGTTCCTGGTAAGTCGGTGATTTTAAGTTCTAAATTTGGTAAAGAAACGAAACCTTCTTTTTTTTCAACAGTGACTCCACTAAAGTTTCCTGTTTTTTGTTTTAGGCCAGTAAGTTGATTGAATAATGTGGTTTTCCCACAATTTGGATTCCCGACTAGGTAAATGTTTTTTTCTTTCATCATTTATTTGGTTTTTAGTAAAATCGCTTCTCCGTCTTTCATTCGAAGCCCAATTGTGGTTCCACCAAGTGAGCAGATTAGTTTACCAAGGTACTTCGATTTGGTCTTTAATCGAATTTCAGCACCAGGAAAAAAGCCTAGTTCCAAAAGTTCTGTGAGCATTTGTTTTGGCAATTGGTCCATATTAATGGACTGGATGATAGCTGAATCACCCTCGTGTAAATCGAGTAATGTCATGTTTTCCCAATTACAAAGTTTTGCGAGTCTCGAAACAAATTGATCTCAGGCGCCATAGATTTTACATAACGATCAAAGTATAACATTTGTTTCATGAGGAGTGCAAATTCTCTCGGAATTTTTAATCCATTTTTTTCAGCTATTTCCTTCATTTCGAACATGATTCGATTCACCTTCGATTCATCAAACATTTCGTTTTCTGTTAAATGTACATAGACAGATTCTAATTCATTGAATACAGAATCTAATTCTTTGGCTAGTAGAGTTGGGTTCACTCCACTATCTGTTGAATCCATTTCCACAAGTCCTTTGGCTACGAGTGTTGGTTCTCCAATTCCAATGCCTTGTGTGAATAACATAAGACCACGCCAGATTTTAGGAGAGATCCTTCCAACAATCCCAAAATCAATAAAACCAATACTTCCATCTTTCAGGATCATTAAGTTTCCAGCATGTACATCTGCATGGAAAAAACCCTGGTTGGATAAAGAAGAAAACCAAATTTCCAGAGCATCACTTAGAACCTTTCTCGGATTGTCTGTGAATTGTTTTAAACCTTTTTCATCTGTGATTGGAACTCCATAAAAACGTTCCATCGTTAAAACCTTTTTTGTGGAGAGAGTATGATACACACGAGGAACTCTTGCCCTTGACTCTTTTGCCTTTAAAAGATACGTTTCAAACTCTTCGATGTTTTTTGCTTCTTGGATAAAATCTATCTCTTGTAAGATAGAAGTTTGGAATTCTTGAAACATCGCAGTGAGTCCCGATTTTTTAAATTCAGGAGCAATGACTTCTAAAACTTTAGTCAGAATTCCTAAAATCTGCATGTCGGTTTTTAAAGTTAGGTGGACATCAGGTCTTTGTACTTTGACTACGACATCAAGACCTTCTTTTGTCACTGCCGCATGGACTTGGGCGATGGAAGCAGAGGCAAGGGGAGTTTCATCAAAACTATGAAAGAGAGTTTCTAGTTTCCCACCTAGCTCCCGTTCGACAGAGGAGCGGATTTCTCGGAATTGTACGGGTCTTACGGAATCAAGACAGGCTTGCATTTCTTCCACATACTCGATGGGAAAAAGAGATGGGGCACTTGCTATGAATTGTCCCAGTTTGATATAGGTGGCACCTAATTGGGAGAAGGCTTCCCTGAGGGAGATGGCGATTTCTCTATGGTTTGAGTTTCCTTTTGCCAGTTTTGTTAGGATACCCAGGAGTCTCGTAGAAAACACAAAACTGGAATGGGCCACACGAAGGCTTGAGTGGAGACCGAAAGAAACAATTTCGGAAAAAGAGTCCATAAGCCCTAATTTGTGACCTAAATGGGGATTGGAAACGACAAAATGGACTCCGAACCTACAATTGAAATAGAGTTGCAGGATTAGGTCCCAACCAAAAACTTATCAAATCGCACCCATGAGCCAAGAAACTGTCCTGTACCAAGAGTTAGAGAAACTCGATCTCAACGAGATCAAAAAAATCGCAAGCCTTTGGAACATCCAAAAGATCCCAGGAAAGGACAAAAAATCGACCATTTTGGGTCTCATGGAGATTTTCCAAAACGAATTTTACCTAAAAGGTGTTTTGGAAAAGTTCACTCCCCTCCAAGTGAACATCCTCACCTCTATTTTGAAAAACAAAGGAGTGATGACCCTCGGAGAAATCTCGAGAAAAGTCAACATCCCTCCCATCAATGTGGAGATGGAACTAAACGTTCTTCGCAAGTATTACTTATTATACCAACGAAAAAACCGCGAACGCCTTACTAATAATTTAGATAAATACCATACCTATGATGAATACCAAAAACTCATCAAAGTAGAAACAAATCCTAAGGGTGAAAAGTTTAAGTATTCCATTGAGAAAACTCTTCACAAAGCAACTCTAGGTGAACTTCCAGAGGAATGGAAGGAAGCAGTAGGTGCAAAAAAAGGCGAACACATTGAAACCTTTTTAAAGAATGCACTCAGTGCTGAATTTTTACAAAAACTCATCGATGAACTTTCTGATTTTGATAAAGATGTATTACACCAAATTTACATCCACGGTGGTGTGATCGAAGCTGATACCATCCGCAATTATATCACTGTCAATCGTGGGAAGTTTGAACAAACAATTCCTCACCTAACTTCACTTTATTTAGTTCGAGATTTGTATTATGTGGAAGACAAATTCATTCGTGTGATTGTCATACCAAAAGAGATTCTCGACCATTTACAGTTTTCACCAATTTTACCTCCTGTAAAAAAGGGAACTCGTGTTCGTCAGGAAAAAATTTCTGCAAACGGACTCGATTTTTTCTTAAACGTAAAAAAACTCATTTCTTATATTTCCAGAAAAGGTTTGAACCTAGCAAAATCAGGAAAAATCAAACAAGCAGATCATAAAAGGACAGAAACAGAACTTTTATCACCTGACATTGAAATTTTCCCTGAAAAAAGCCAAGTTTATCAAATTGAACTCATTCTCCCCATCTTAAAGCTGTTAGGTTATGTAGATATTAAGGGTGAAAATGTTATCTTAATCCAAGAAACAGATGAGTTTCTAAAAAAAGACATTTTTGAAATCATGAAACTTGTCATTCACGAAGTGAATGAAGCAAGGACTCGTAGATTAAACCCAGCAGAAGTATTTACGGCTACTGAAGTTCCTTTTTATGAAAAAGGTATTTTGGATAAAACTGTAAAACTCATTATGGCACACGGAAAAATCAACACTTCAGTGATTTTTTCCCATATCATTCGTGACCATTTAGTATTTTCTCCTACTTTCCAAATCAAAACATATGAAGAAGATTTGGCGGATCTCAGAAAAGAGATCATCTCTGCCATTTTTTACTTACAACTTTTTGGTCTTATCGAAGTTGAATACCCACAAAGGAATCTAAGTTTATCAGAACTAGGACTCCATTACTTCAACCATGAGCCACTCGTAACGGTAACAGAAAAGGGTGGGATTACCATCAACCCAGACTTTTCGATCATTGCGTTCCCTGACCGTGTTTCTTTACATGGAATTCATTTGTTGAAAGCTTTTTGTGAGCTTAAAGATTATGATCGTGTTTATACGTTCTTACTCACAAAAGACAGTTTCCAATTAGGAATTTTACTGGGTTACGATAAAGAAACCTTTATTCATTTCCTACGTGAGTCTTCAAAAGCTGATCTTGCACAAAATTTACTCTTCTTACTCGATGATTGGGGAAACAATTTACCAATTGTAACGATCACCGAAGACTCGGTTCTCCTCAGAACAAAAGATTCTCAAGTGATGGAACTTCTACTTGGTCAGATCAAAGGGAAAAAATTTGTATTAGAAGAAGTGAGTCCAACAGGGATCATCATTGAAAAATCAAAAGTAATGGAAGTGATTGCCATTGCTGAAAAACTCAATATGATCATTCGTTTGAATCGTTAAAACCTTTCCTTCATCCATCGAGTATGGTTTCGCATTAGAACCATTCAAAAAAAAAGACCAACGATTGTTGGTCTTTTTTTTTGCTTTCTGTTTGGTAGAAGGAGAATCAATATGGGGAATCGATTACTTTTTTTCACCAGCTGTCATTTCTGGATCAGTGACTTTGATTTTGCTTTTAAAATCCCATTTGCGAAAAGGGGACACAGCATCTAATCTTTCTTGAGTGACAAAGAACAAACGTTCTCCATATTTCACAAGTCCACCCTTGTAGTATGCATATTTCGTTTTGTGGTCAACGGTTCCCACTTCAACTACCTTATTCCAATCTTCGCAAGTCTTTAACGATGGTACCTTTCTAAGATACAACTCCTTGATTGAGTTTTCTTTGACTGCATCGCGAAGTATTTTTTCCCATTCCATATTCGAATAGCCTTTCTATCCTATGCTAAATTTCAATTTCATTTTTCTTTTTATACGAGTGGAATGCTCTAGGACTCGTGAAAAATGCAAAAAATAAGCCAAAAAGAGCCATGAACCTCCAAGGATAGGGGCCAATTTGCAAATAAGGAGTCTTTCTTTGAGTGGGAACGGTCACCACATCAAAGTAGGCGATAGCTTTTTGAAAGATCGGTATTTCCCCCATCATCTCTCTTCCCCAAGGATCATAGGCTGTTGTCATACCAGATACAGCGGCTCGAACATAGGGCCTACCTGATTCAATGGCTCGTAACCTTCCCGCTCCAGCATGTTGTTTTGTTTCCGTCTGGCTCTCAAACCATGAATCATTTGTGAGGTTGATGATCAGTTCTGAAGGGGAACGTTTTACCATACTTCTGACAAATTCTGGATACAAAACTTCATAACAAATAAGAGGAGTCAATACTACAGATTCATTGGATTTGGTTTGAATGGTTTGAGAAGTAAATTCGTTGTTTGGGATATGGTGGCTTACCTCAGGGAATAATTCTTTTAAGAAAGGTAGTGTTTCTTCAAAAGGAAGGTATTCTCCAAATGGCAATAGGATATGTTTGAATCGCCTATCTGTTTGTAAGGTGATCGGATGCAAGGTGCTAAATGAATTTCTGGATCCTTGATCCCAGACGAGTTCATTAAAAAGTAATGGGGAATTTGCCTTCTTGACAAGATTTGTTGTGATATCGACAAAACTTTGGCTATACGTAGAGTTTGTATGTTCGGATGCCAAGGTGCCTAAAAAAGGAATGGAAGATTCAGGTAATACAATCACATCAATTGGTTTAGGTGCATTGCGTATAGCTTCCTCTGAAAGATTATACACATCTTGCAAGGTTTTTGTCATAAAATCAAAGTTTTCTCTGATTTCATTTTTCGCATATGGTGTGTTTGGTTGGACTAAAACCATATGAAGGTTTTTCCCTGATGGGATCGTTTCTGCCAAAAAATATAAATTGGTAGAGAAAATGAAAAGAATTGGGGCCAAGTATAAAACTGATTCTTTCCAATTTGAAATTTTATGGCTGACCATCAGGTAAAGTAAAGATACAGATACAACGGAAACTACACCAAGCACCTCGGTACCAAAACGTGCCATTTGTCGCCAAAGGATTTGGTTTCGGAACAGATCACCCCAATACACAGGAAAAATCATTGGGCAGAGCCAATCTGAAATGAGAAACAGAGAAGGGAAAATCAAGAGATAAAACTTTGTTTCACCTACCAAACGATATTTGTGAATCAAATAAGCAGAAAAAAATACTACTCCAATTTTATAATACGAAAGGATCGCGTACAATAAAAAGAGAATGCATGTAACAAAGTTTCCTTGTGCAGAAATATTTTTGATCGCATTCCACATCCAATAAAATGAAGTACAAGTTACCAAAAAG
Encoded proteins:
- a CDS encoding helicase; translated protein: MSQETVLYQELEKLDLNEIKKIASLWNIQKIPGKDKKSTILGLMEIFQNEFYLKGVLEKFTPLQVNILTSILKNKGVMTLGEISRKVNIPPINVEMELNVLRKYYLLYQRKNRERLTNNLDKYHTYDEYQKLIKVETNPKGEKFKYSIEKTLHKATLGELPEEWKEAVGAKKGEHIETFLKNALSAEFLQKLIDELSDFDKDVLHQIYIHGGVIEADTIRNYITVNRGKFEQTIPHLTSLYLVRDLYYVEDKFIRVIVIPKEILDHLQFSPILPPVKKGTRVRQEKISANGLDFFLNVKKLISYISRKGLNLAKSGKIKQADHKRTETELLSPDIEIFPEKSQVYQIELILPILKLLGYVDIKGENVILIQETDEFLKKDIFEIMKLVIHEVNEARTRRLNPAEVFTATEVPFYEKGILDKTVKLIMAHGKINTSVIFSHIIRDHLVFSPTFQIKTYEEDLADLRKEIISAIFYLQLFGLIEVEYPQRNLSLSELGLHYFNHEPLVTVTEKGGITINPDFSIIAFPDRVSLHGIHLLKAFCELKDYDRVYTFLLTKDSFQLGILLGYDKETFIHFLRESSKADLAQNLLFLLDDWGNNLPIVTITEDSVLLRTKDSQVMELLLGQIKGKKFVLEEVSPTGIIIEKSKVMEVIAIAEKLNMIIRLNR
- a CDS encoding FeoA family protein, which produces MTLLDLHEGDSAIIQSINMDQLPKQMLTELLELGFFPGAEIRLKTKSKYLGKLICSLGGTTIGLRMKDGEAILLKTK
- a CDS encoding ABC1 kinase family protein; translated protein: MDSFSEIVSFGLHSSLRVAHSSFVFSTRLLGILTKLAKGNSNHREIAISLREAFSQLGATYIKLGQFIASAPSLFPIEYVEEMQACLDSVRPVQFREIRSSVERELGGKLETLFHSFDETPLASASIAQVHAAVTKEGLDVVVKVQRPDVHLTLKTDMQILGILTKVLEVIAPEFKKSGLTAMFQEFQTSILQEIDFIQEAKNIEEFETYLLKAKESRARVPRVYHTLSTKKVLTMERFYGVPITDEKGLKQFTDNPRKVLSDALEIWFSSLSNQGFFHADVHAGNLMILKDGSIGFIDFGIVGRISPKIWRGLMLFTQGIGIGEPTLVAKGLVEMDSTDSGVNPTLLAKELDSVFNELESVYVHLTENEMFDESKVNRIMFEMKEIAEKNGLKIPREFALLMKQMLYFDRYVKSMAPEINLFRDSQNFVIGKT
- the feoB gene encoding ferrous iron transport protein B; the encoded protein is MKEKNIYLVGNPNCGKTTLFNQLTGLKQKTGNFSGVTVEKKEGFVSLPNLELKITDLPGTYGLGGIAEDKKIAYEILLKRKEDEVVIYVLDALNLERGLQFLLQIIDMGVPTLVVLTMKDVLEKKRIQFDLNSLKQSLGLEIVLVNAKSGEGIPELKNLLSNENSFRKQKRLWTWESKEESLFNKLKKQLNINTNEAEFFLSQALKYLNGDTHLQDNRYLNQFPDSTKQILSEELQSNKYQFGYQEEMIHRSILIKKIISDTILSPISKNGGWSEKLDSIFLHPILGFFCFFLLMGILFQSLFTFAEIPMDLIEVGITQLQEYISMYLADGPFRSLLVEGILGGVGSVVVFVPQIALLFLFIGILEESGYLARASFLMDRLMGKFGLSGKSFIPLLSSAACAVPAILGTRTIENKSDRLTTIMVSPLIMCSARYPVYILIVGTVFSYPPIFGIFNVQGFVLFSMFFLGMTVSFAFALLFRKTVFKENASYFVMELPRYNIPSFKSLFFTVYGKVKSFLATAGQIILYISVLLWFLSHFPAEYKENVWKTSPIETSYIGRVGKVMEPAIAPMGFDWKIGISILTSFAAREVMVSTLAVLYGSEEEGEESESLRETLRSDRKSDGSLVWTPLTGVSLLLFFAFASQCMSTLAVTKKETGSLLWPTVQFLYMTTLAITSSLLVYQLGKILGFA
- the lnt gene encoding apolipoprotein N-acyltransferase yields the protein MRIHSKIPGINSHFTYLVLAAICFALSLEPYGFVTAGFLSVLFILLVTKEIIRVGTFRFAIHCTVLFSFLVTCTSFYWMWNAIKNISAQGNFVTCILFLLYAILSYYKIGVVFFSAYLIHKYRLVGETKFYLLIFPSLFLISDWLCPMIFPVYWGDLFRNQILWRQMARFGTEVLGVVSVVSVSLLYLMVSHKISNWKESVLYLAPILFIFSTNLYFLAETIPSGKNLHMVLVQPNTPYAKNEIRENFDFMTKTLQDVYNLSEEAIRNAPKPIDVIVLPESSIPFLGTLASEHTNSTYSQSFVDITTNLVKKANSPLLFNELVWDQGSRNSFSTLHPITLQTDRRFKHILLPFGEYLPFEETLPFLKELFPEVSHHIPNNEFTSQTIQTKSNESVVLTPLICYEVLYPEFVRSMVKRSPSELIINLTNDSWFESQTETKQHAGAGRLRAIESGRPYVRAAVSGMTTAYDPWGREMMGEIPIFQKAIAYFDVVTVPTQRKTPYLQIGPYPWRFMALFGLFFAFFTSPRAFHSYKKKNEIEI